One Helicobacter suis HS1 genomic window, AGAAGCAAATATATCGCTCTCTACTTGGGCGGTTACTTTTCCAGCAATTTGAGAGCTAATAGGCGTGATTAAAAAGGCTGGTATCATTCTATCAGCGGTTATAGTTCTTAATAGCTTATGCTCATTAGTGCCGATGTCTTTATATTTTAAATTGCTAAAACTATCCACGCCATATTCCGTCTCAGGCTTAATGGCTGGTTTAGTTGGTTCTAAAGGTTTAAGGCGTGTGTTTAAAAACTCTAATTGCTCTTTAGTATGCTTTAATTTAGGTTTCATTTTAGGGGGGCTTTGTAAAACTTGTTGCAAATGCGTGATGGTGTCATTTTGCTTGTTGAGATTGCTGTTAAGATGACTATAATCTGTAATGATAGGATTAGTTGAAACATTGGTAGTAGTTGGAGCTGTAGGTTGTGGCGTAGTTATTGTTTTGGGGTTTTCTTCTTTTTTTGGTTCTTCTTTGACTTCTTCAAAGAAATAATCGCTTAAGGGGAATTTACTTTCTTCTATGCTGTAAATTTCTTCTTTATTGTTATTGTTTGAACCTTTATTAGCAAGCAATCCTAATGCCATTAAAACAACAAAGCCCCCAACACCTAAGCCTATCTTTTTAAGCAAGGATTGTTTCATCTTGCCCTCTTTGCTATCTTTTCTATACAAAGATAGGCTTTACCAAGCTTTAAATTCCATTGATTTGAGACATCTTCAGCGATTAGATAATCGCCTACTACTCTGCTATTAACAGGATTATCATAGCCATCTACGACCTTATAAACCACAGGGAATTTACTTCTAGAATTAGAGCGGTTGAACTTAAAATAAGTAAATTGCTCATCATTAAAGATTTGGGTGGGTAAATCATCTTTATACTTAGATTTAACAATCTTTTTGCACATCCATAAGCAATACCATTTGCGTTTTTTCTTATCTATAATGACATAGCCATATTCCATTTTTTTCTTGTTGATATAGATGTGATTGACATTGTCCCCAATCCTAATGAACTTGCCATCATCTTTGATTTTGGCGGAGTAATCCACATACTTCATTTCATCTTGGCTGTGTCTATGCTCTTTTAAAGTTTTAGTTTTGTTACTAATCACTTTAAAATTTTCTGAAGCCTTTCTAGAATTAGCTAGAGCGTTACTAGGGGGATAACTAGGGGATTTGAAACGATTTAAAGAAAGGGGAGCATTTGCTATTGCTGTTTTAGTAGTAGGGTTTTTTGACTTTGGGTTTTGTTCTTTAATGCTGTGTGATTTTTTAGTTATCTTTTTAGGTGCGTTATGGCTTACTTTAATGTCTTTGTTTGGGGTGCTATGAGTGGTTTTAATTTCTTTATTGGTTTCTTTTTTGGAGCTAGTGAAATGTTTAAAATACTCTTTAGAAGACACATACACCATTAAGGCTGGGTTTTTAGAACTTGTGTAAGTGGTTGAAAACACATAAAAGCTATACACCTTACCGCTTTTTCCAATAATAGTAAGGTTGCTATCCACTCCGATTTGTAAAGGCTTAATGAGTAAAATATTAGAAATCAAATGCTCTTTATCTTCGCCTAGCATTTTAGTAGAAAAACCTATATCATCGCCTAAAACTACTTGAGCAATGGGTTCATCAAAAATAAAAGTGGTTGTCATAGCGTATCTTAGGCGAATATTAAAAGTATCGCCTATGGTGTAATGGATAAAATGAGCGTTATCTTTTATGGAGCGGTTTTTAGCAAAGAAGTTACTTTGAATAGCGTTAAAATTAGTCATGGGTTTTAGGGAATTATCATCATTATTATTGTCATCGTTTTGTGGGTATGCATCATCGCTCTTTTGAGTTTGTTTAGACACTTCTTTGTTTGCATAAGGACTATTAGCACTAAACGCACTAATAGGCACATCATTAGGTTTTGGAGTTAGCTTGTTATTGACATAATTAGTGGCATTATTGATAGTTTGCTTGGCGCTATTAAGAGCATTATTAGTGAATTGTTTGGCGTTATTTAACATTGTTTGAGTTTGTGTGTTATTTGACTGGCTATTTTGTATAGGTGTAGTGGGTTGTGAATAGGTATTTTGATTTTGAATAGGTGTTTGTGGATAATTAGGCTGTGTGTTGTAGTTAGTGCTAGGTTGTGTTTCTTGTGGCTGGTTATAGTTATTTGTAGGTGCGTTATTAAAGGGTTGTATTGTAGGATTTTGTGAATAATCCATAGGCTCATTATAATTTTGAATGCTATTTTCTGCTAATAAGCTGACAACAGCCTTTGATAGGTTTTTCTCTAAGCTGGCAGATTATCCTAGATTCAAATCTAAAAAGCATTCTAAGCAGTCTTTCTGTGTCCCGCAACACTTAGAGATGGATTTAGGCAACAACCAAGTCAAGCTACCCAAATTCAAAGAAGCTATTAAAGCCAAGTTTGGGCTTTAATGCTTGCGATTTCACTCAAGGAATATTTATCTACGATAAAGCCTGTAGGGTTTTTAGGCATAGAACTATAATCAAATTGAATAAGGGGT contains:
- a CDS encoding TrbG/VirB9 family P-type conjugative transfer protein — translated: MDYSQNPTIQPFNNAPTNNYNQPQETQPSTNYNTQPNYPQTPIQNQNTYSQPTTPIQNSQSNNTQTQTMLNNAKQFTNNALNSAKQTINNATNYVNNKLTPKPNDVPISAFSANSPYANKEVSKQTQKSDDAYPQNDDNNNDDNSLKPMTNFNAIQSNFFAKNRSIKDNAHFIHYTIGDTFNIRLRYAMTTTFIFDEPIAQVVLGDDIGFSTKMLGEDKEHLISNILLIKPLQIGVDSNLTIIGKSGKVYSFYVFSTTYTSSKNPALMVYVSSKEYFKHFTSSKKETNKEIKTTHSTPNKDIKVSHNAPKKITKKSHSIKEQNPKSKNPTTKTAIANAPLSLNRFKSPSYPPSNALANSRKASENFKVISNKTKTLKEHRHSQDEMKYVDYSAKIKDDGKFIRIGDNVNHIYINKKKMEYGYVIIDKKKRKWYCLWMCKKIVKSKYKDDLPTQIFNDEQFTYFKFNRSNSRSKFPVVYKVVDGYDNPVNSRVVGDYLIAEDVSNQWNLKLGKAYLCIEKIAKRAR
- a CDS encoding DNA type IV secretion system protein ComB10; this encodes MKQSLLKKIGLGVGGFVVLMALGLLANKGSNNNNKEEIYSIEESKFPLSDYFFEEVKEEPKKEENPKTITTPQPTAPTTTNVSTNPIITDYSHLNSNLNKQNDTITHLQQVLQSPPKMKPKLKHTKEQLEFLNTRLKPLEPTKPAIKPETEYGVDSFSNLKYKDIGTNEHKLLRTITADRMIPAFLITPISSQIAGKVTAQVESDIFASMGRAVLIPKGSKVIGYYNNNNQIGQYRLNIAWTRIITPQGINIMLTNARGADVKGYNGLVGKYISRNFQRYGIPLLTNTLSNGLLIGITSALANRQNRKGDGNPFFGDYLLMQLTRNTGMGINQVINQMLRQYGAQNPIIIIREGSRVFITPNLDIFIPKPKDGEVLAEFFKEKKPLIKKSNEEVNNEEEI